A stretch of the Conger conger chromosome 3, fConCon1.1, whole genome shotgun sequence genome encodes the following:
- the LOC133123343 gene encoding immunoglobulin gamma-1 heavy chain-like translates to MRAVCLTLFLLSEVYGRIEESIIQTNALVTARLGEKVTLQCFYPASIPSVSWFKQSHGQMPQLVAMIMHTASDAIFVEDFKDHKRLQATATKGNFNLTVLQVEPSDSATYYCAIARFGEIKFGNGTILMVRGPESQSRTVVLQQPESESVQPGDSVTLQCTVHTETCAGEHSVHWFRPGSGESPPGIIHTHGHRSDECQRSSGTVSPTQSCVYNFPKRNLSLSDAGTYYCAVATCGEILFGNGTKLDIEVYPGVVTFLSWLSILRTGVLFGVVTICVIIYHFRRPS, encoded by the exons ATGAGGGCTGTCTGCTTAACCCTATTCCTCCTCTCAGAAGTTT ATGGCCGCATTGAGGAGAGTATAATTCAGACCAATGCCCTGGTGACAGCTCGGCTTGGAGAGAAGGTGACTCTCCAGTGTTTCTATCCCGCAAGTATCCCCAGTGTCAGCTGGTTTAAGCAGTCTCATGGGCAGATGCCCCAGCTTGTAGCAATGATAATGCACACTGCATCAGATGCTATATTTGTTGAAGATTTTAAAGACCATAAACGTCTCCAGGCTACAGCAACAAAAGGGAACTTTAACCTGACTGTCTTGCAAGTAGAGCCATCAGATTCGGCAACATACTACTGCGCCATCGCACGGTTCGGTGAGATTAAATTTGGGAATGGAACTATTTTAATGGTGAGAG ggccagagtcccagagcaggacagtagtgctgcagcagcccgagtctgagtcagtgcagccaggagactctgtgactctgcagtgtacagtacacactgagacctgtgcaggagaacacagtgtgcactggttcagaccgggctcaggagagtcccctccaggaatcattcacacccatggacacaggagtgatgagtgccagaggagctctgggactgtgtctcccacacagagctgtgtctacaacttccccaagaggaacctcagcctctctgatgctgggacttactactgtgctgtggccacctgtggggagatctTGTTTGGGAATGGGACAAAGCTGGACATTGAGG TTTACCCAGGAGTTGTGACCTTCCTTTCCTGGCTGTCCATCCTGAGGACCGGGGTTCTTTTTGGCGTTGTGACAATATGTGTCATCATCTACCATTTCAGAAGGCCAAGCTAA